Proteins encoded by one window of Polaribacter haliotis:
- a CDS encoding ExbD/TolR family protein encodes MNLRGRNKVDPTFNMSSMTDIVFLLLIFFMLTSTLVTVSAIDVLLPKAGGKTENSTSVAVTITNKSLFYIDKTKVSSSELESAILNKVGTDKKKTIVIRGDKDVPYKNVMKVIDIANKNKLKMILAVKGGK; translated from the coding sequence ATGAATTTACGCGGAAGAAATAAAGTAGATCCAACATTCAATATGTCGTCCATGACAGATATTGTTTTCTTATTGTTGATATTTTTTATGTTAACATCCACTTTGGTAACAGTAAGTGCCATTGATGTTTTGCTACCAAAAGCAGGAGGGAAAACAGAAAACAGCACATCTGTAGCAGTAACAATTACTAATAAATCGCTGTTTTATATCGATAAAACAAAGGTAAGTTCATCAGAATTAGAAAGTGCGATTTTAAATAAAGTGGGGACAGATAAAAAGAAAACGATTGTAATTAGAGGAGATAAAGATGTGCCTTATAAAAATGTGATGAAAGTAATAGACATCGCAAATAAGAACAAATTAAAAATGATTTTAGCCGTAAAAGGAGGTAAATAA
- a CDS encoding tRNA pseudouridine(38-40) synthase TruA, which produces MRYPFSYIIKLQFLGFRFSGWQKQTNAKTLHDMVDKTISFVIEKGTYKTIGVGRTDAKVSANSYYLQLFTVDEIEKCEFLSSLNSNFSADFRALSINKVERNYNIINAPKVKEYHYYFAFGEKSHPFSAPFMVSLEEDLDIETMQKAAKLFEGEHYFHKYCTKPSENTILKRTIDSCEIVKNDILTANFFPEKSYVLKVKGKGFLRYQIRLMMATFFEVGKGNLDLNFIEASLKEDNDRMFMRNIAPSSGLQLFDIELED; this is translated from the coding sequence ATGAGATACCCATTTTCTTACATTATTAAGCTTCAGTTTCTTGGATTTAGATTTTCTGGTTGGCAAAAACAGACAAATGCGAAGACTTTGCATGATATGGTTGATAAAACCATTTCTTTTGTAATTGAAAAAGGGACTTATAAAACAATAGGTGTTGGTAGAACAGATGCGAAAGTATCTGCAAATTCTTATTATTTACAGCTTTTTACAGTTGATGAAATTGAAAAATGTGAATTTTTAAGTTCTTTAAATTCAAACTTTTCTGCTGATTTTAGAGCGCTTTCTATAAATAAAGTTGAAAGAAATTACAATATTATTAATGCTCCTAAAGTAAAGGAGTATCATTATTACTTTGCTTTTGGTGAGAAAAGTCACCCTTTTTCTGCGCCTTTCATGGTTTCTTTAGAAGAAGATTTAGATATTGAAACCATGCAAAAAGCTGCAAAACTCTTTGAGGGAGAGCATTATTTTCATAAATATTGTACAAAACCATCAGAAAACACAATTCTTAAAAGAACGATTGATTCTTGCGAAATTGTAAAAAATGATATTTTAACGGCTAATTTCTTTCCTGAAAAAAGTTATGTTTTAAAAGTAAAGGGAAAAGGATTTTTAAGATATCAGATTCGTTTAATGATGGCTACTTTTTTTGAAGTTGGAAAAGGAAATCTCGATTTAAACTTTATTGAAGCTTCTTTAAAAGAAGATAATGATAGAATGTTTATGCGAAATATTGCACCTTCTTCTGGTTTGCAATTATTTGACATCGAATTAGAAGATTAG
- a CDS encoding adenylyltransferase/cytidyltransferase family protein, with amino-acid sequence MKIGITFSAFDLLHAGHITMLEDAKRQCDYLICGLQTDPTIDRPEKNRPVQSVVERYIQLKGCRFVDEIVPYATEQDLEDVLRSFKIDIRVIGEEYASKQFSGRKYCEEKGIDLYFNKREHRFSSTSLRKEVQEKENLKKKDK; translated from the coding sequence ATGAAAATAGGAATTACTTTTAGTGCATTCGATTTATTACATGCTGGCCATATTACCATGTTAGAAGATGCAAAGCGTCAATGCGATTATTTAATTTGTGGATTACAAACAGACCCTACAATAGATAGGCCAGAAAAGAATAGACCAGTACAATCTGTTGTAGAACGCTATATACAGTTAAAAGGGTGCAGGTTCGTAGACGAAATAGTGCCATATGCAACAGAACAAGATTTAGAAGATGTTTTGCGTTCTTTTAAAATTGATATAAGGGTCATTGGAGAAGAATATGCAAGTAAGCAATTTTCAGGAAGAAAATACTGTGAAGAGAAAGGTATAGATTTGTACTTCAATAAAAGAGAACATCGTTTTTCAAGTACTTCATTACGTAAAGAAGTTCAAGAAAAAGAAAATTTGAAAAAGAAAGACAAATAA
- a CDS encoding energy transducer TonB gives MKILETRHKRKSAVITAIILMLLVFAIFNYGMQYLDPPEEYGLAINFGDSNVGMGEPIVNSKKTAPKVVEKKEEVVEEVKETPKEIIKEEIITEDTTEDVPVVEKVKEKKKEPVKEVVKKEVKPKEKPKPKPSKENQDALNKLLNGNSSDGEPKGEGDDNIEGVKGKEGGDPTSSKYYGNTGSGSGGNYNLAGRKALSKPKEQPDCQEEGIVVVRITVDKNGKVISARAGVKGSTNTAPCLLKPAKEAALKTKWNSDSKAPSKQTGTIIYKFSLSK, from the coding sequence ATGAAAATATTAGAAACAAGACATAAACGTAAATCAGCAGTAATCACAGCAATAATTTTAATGTTGTTGGTATTTGCAATTTTCAATTATGGAATGCAATATTTAGATCCGCCAGAAGAATATGGTTTAGCAATAAATTTTGGAGACTCTAATGTTGGAATGGGAGAACCTATTGTAAATTCAAAAAAAACAGCACCAAAAGTTGTAGAGAAAAAAGAAGAGGTTGTAGAAGAAGTAAAGGAAACTCCGAAAGAAATTATTAAAGAAGAAATTATTACAGAAGACACTACAGAAGATGTTCCTGTGGTTGAAAAAGTAAAAGAAAAGAAGAAAGAACCTGTAAAAGAAGTCGTTAAAAAGGAAGTAAAGCCTAAAGAAAAACCGAAGCCAAAACCGTCGAAAGAAAATCAAGATGCGTTAAATAAATTATTAAACGGAAATTCTTCTGATGGAGAACCAAAAGGTGAAGGAGATGATAATATAGAAGGGGTAAAAGGTAAAGAAGGAGGAGACCCAACTTCTTCTAAATATTATGGAAACACAGGAAGTGGTTCAGGAGGGAATTATAATTTAGCAGGAAGAAAAGCCTTGTCAAAACCAAAAGAACAACCAGATTGCCAAGAAGAAGGTATAGTAGTTGTAAGAATAACAGTAGATAAAAACGGAAAAGTAATTAGTGCAAGAGCTGGAGTTAAAGGTTCTACAAATACAGCTCCTTGTTTATTAAAACCAGCAAAAGAGGCTGCTTTAAAAACAAAATGGAATTCAGACTCTAAAGCACCGTCAAAACAAACAGGAACTATTATTTATAAGTTTTCTTTGTCCAAATAA
- a CDS encoding acyl-CoA dehydrogenase, whose amino-acid sequence MDFSLTEEHIMIRDAARDFAQTELLPGVIERDNKQEFPNELVKKMGDLGFMGIMVDPKYGGSGMDAISYVLIMEELSKIDASASVIVSVNNSLVCYGLEAYASEEQKQKYLTKLATGEFVGAFCLSEPEAGSDATSQATTAEDKGDHYVINGTKNWITSGGRADVYLVIAQTDRAKGHRGINAFIVEKGTEGFHVGPKEDKLGIRGSDTHTLQFNDVKVPKENRIGEDGFGFKFAMKTLSGGRIGIAAQALGIAAGGYELALKYSKERKAFGTEICNHQAIAFKLADMYTEIEAARMLVMKAAWDKDQGNNYDMSSAMAKLYASKVAMEQTVEAVQIHGGNGFVKEYHVERLMRDAKITQIYEGTSEIQKIVISRGVIKG is encoded by the coding sequence ATGGATTTTAGTTTAACAGAAGAACACATAATGATTCGCGATGCTGCAAGAGATTTTGCACAAACAGAATTATTACCAGGAGTTATTGAAAGAGATAACAAGCAAGAATTTCCAAATGAATTGGTCAAAAAAATGGGCGATTTAGGTTTTATGGGAATTATGGTAGATCCAAAATACGGAGGAAGTGGAATGGATGCCATTTCTTATGTATTAATAATGGAAGAACTTTCTAAAATAGATGCTTCTGCTTCAGTAATTGTTTCTGTAAACAATTCATTGGTTTGTTACGGATTAGAAGCTTACGCTTCCGAAGAACAAAAACAAAAATATTTAACAAAATTAGCAACAGGAGAATTTGTGGGTGCATTTTGTTTAAGTGAGCCAGAAGCTGGTTCAGACGCAACTTCGCAAGCAACAACTGCAGAAGACAAAGGCGATCATTATGTAATTAACGGAACAAAAAACTGGATTACAAGTGGTGGAAGAGCAGATGTTTATTTAGTAATTGCGCAAACAGATAGAGCAAAAGGACACAGAGGAATAAATGCTTTTATAGTTGAAAAAGGAACAGAAGGTTTTCATGTTGGCCCAAAAGAAGACAAATTAGGAATTCGTGGTTCAGACACACACACTTTACAATTTAATGATGTAAAAGTGCCTAAAGAAAATAGAATTGGCGAAGATGGATTTGGTTTTAAATTCGCAATGAAAACACTTTCTGGTGGTAGAATTGGTATTGCTGCACAAGCTTTAGGAATCGCTGCTGGAGGTTATGAGTTGGCTTTAAAATACTCAAAAGAACGTAAAGCTTTTGGTACAGAAATTTGTAATCATCAAGCAATTGCTTTTAAATTGGCAGACATGTACACAGAAATTGAAGCTGCAAGAATGTTAGTAATGAAAGCTGCCTGGGACAAAGACCAAGGTAATAATTACGATATGTCTTCTGCTATGGCAAAATTATACGCATCTAAAGTTGCCATGGAACAAACTGTAGAAGCTGTGCAAATTCATGGTGGAAATGGTTTCGTAAAAGAATATCATGTAGAACGTTTAATGCGAGATGCAAAAATTACACAGATTTACGAAGGAACTTCAGAAATTCAAAAAATCGTAATTTCGAGAGGCGTTATCAAAGGATAA
- a CDS encoding Glu/Leu/Phe/Val dehydrogenase dimerization domain-containing protein, giving the protein MKELLKRYENKQPEIVFHWKDQETDAEGWTVINSLRGGAAGGGTRMRKGLDQNEVMSLAKTMEVKFTVSGPAIGGAKSGINFDPNDPRKRGVLERWYKAVTPLLKHYYGTGGDLNVDADKDVIPITEDCGVWHPQEGIFNGHFKPTEADKINRIGQLRLGVIKVIEDKQYSPDLSRKYTVADMLTGYGVAEAVKHYYDIYGGRIEGKRAIVQGFGNVGSAAAYYLTQLGAKVVGIIDRQGGVINEKGFTKNEMTELFLSKDGNQLSTKNMIPFEEINERIWSLPAEIFVPAAASRLVSQNQVQQMIDTGLEVISPGANVPFADKEIFFGPIMEYTDSHLSLLPDFISNCGIARVFAYLMEARVTLPMQDKAIFDDTSNIIKKALQKTFAKSASKTNICSTAFEIALKQLI; this is encoded by the coding sequence ATGAAAGAATTATTAAAAAGATACGAAAATAAACAACCAGAAATCGTTTTTCATTGGAAAGACCAAGAAACAGATGCAGAAGGTTGGACAGTTATAAACTCATTAAGAGGTGGTGCTGCAGGTGGTGGAACAAGAATGAGGAAAGGTTTAGACCAAAACGAAGTAATGTCTTTGGCCAAAACAATGGAAGTGAAATTTACAGTTTCTGGACCAGCAATTGGTGGTGCAAAATCGGGTATTAATTTCGATCCAAATGATCCAAGAAAAAGAGGTGTTTTAGAACGTTGGTATAAAGCTGTTACTCCGCTTTTAAAACATTATTATGGAACTGGAGGAGATTTGAATGTAGATGCAGATAAAGATGTAATTCCAATTACAGAAGATTGTGGTGTTTGGCATCCGCAAGAAGGAATTTTTAACGGACATTTTAAACCAACAGAAGCAGATAAAATTAATAGAATTGGTCAATTACGTTTAGGAGTTATTAAAGTAATTGAAGACAAACAATATTCGCCAGATTTATCTAGAAAATATACAGTTGCAGATATGTTAACTGGTTATGGAGTGGCAGAAGCTGTAAAACATTATTATGATATTTATGGTGGTAGAATAGAAGGAAAACGTGCAATTGTGCAAGGTTTTGGAAATGTAGGTTCTGCAGCAGCTTATTATTTAACGCAGTTAGGCGCAAAAGTTGTTGGAATAATAGATAGACAAGGTGGAGTAATTAATGAGAAAGGTTTCACTAAAAATGAGATGACAGAATTATTTTTATCGAAAGATGGAAACCAGTTGTCAACAAAAAATATGATTCCTTTTGAAGAAATAAATGAGAGGATTTGGAGTTTGCCCGCAGAAATTTTTGTTCCTGCTGCAGCTTCAAGATTGGTTTCTCAAAATCAGGTGCAACAAATGATTGATACTGGATTGGAAGTAATTTCTCCAGGAGCAAATGTGCCTTTTGCAGATAAAGAAATTTTCTTTGGGCCAATTATGGAATATACAGATAGTCATTTAAGTTTGTTACCAGATTTTATATCTAACTGTGGAATTGCCAGAGTTTTTGCATATTTAATGGAAGCAAGAGTAACATTACCAATGCAAGACAAAGCAATTTTTGATGATACATCGAATATCATTAAAAAAGCATTGCAAAAGACATTCGCCAAAAGTGCATCAAAAACAAATATATGCTCAACAGCATTCGAAATAGCATTAAAACAATTAATATAA
- a CDS encoding bifunctional folylpolyglutamate synthase/dihydrofolate synthase, whose product MTYKETLDWMFAQLPMYQREGKTAFKKDLTNILAFSKELNFPEKKFKTIHVGGTNGKGSTSHMLASILQEAGYKVGLYTSPHLKNFTERIRINGKEITKRKVSSFINKNKVFLEKQKLSFFEMTVGLAFDYFAKEKVDIAIIEVGLGGKLDSTNIITPEVSVITNIGLDHTQFLGETLPEIAFEKAGIIKNNIPVVIGEEQEEVKQVFLKKVKETSSDIIFASDIKESYKTDLLGDYQQKNTKTAVVAIQQLKDFTISQENIKNGLLKVVENTNLKGRWQILQEEPKIICDTAHNKEGLQIVLNQLEKEKYEKLHIVLGVVSDKKVEEIFPLFPKDAIYYFCKPNIPRGLSEEVLQEKAKEFNLFGKKYSSVEKAYSYALNNANQQDIIYVGGSTFVVAEII is encoded by the coding sequence ATGACTTACAAAGAAACTTTAGATTGGATGTTTGCGCAACTTCCAATGTATCAAAGAGAAGGGAAAACAGCTTTCAAAAAAGACTTAACCAATATTTTAGCATTTTCCAAAGAATTAAATTTTCCAGAAAAAAAGTTTAAAACCATTCATGTTGGAGGAACCAATGGAAAAGGTTCTACAAGCCATATGTTGGCTTCTATTTTACAAGAGGCAGGCTATAAAGTTGGCTTATATACTTCTCCACACTTAAAAAACTTTACAGAAAGAATACGAATTAACGGAAAAGAAATTACGAAACGAAAAGTTTCTTCATTCATTAATAAAAACAAAGTATTTTTAGAAAAACAAAAATTGTCTTTTTTTGAAATGACAGTTGGTTTAGCTTTTGATTATTTCGCTAAAGAAAAAGTAGATATTGCAATTATTGAAGTTGGTTTAGGAGGAAAATTAGATTCCACAAACATAATCACTCCAGAAGTTTCTGTAATTACAAATATAGGTTTAGATCATACGCAGTTTTTAGGTGAAACATTACCTGAAATAGCATTTGAAAAAGCTGGAATTATTAAAAACAATATTCCAGTTGTAATAGGGGAGGAACAAGAAGAAGTAAAACAAGTTTTTTTGAAAAAAGTAAAAGAAACAAGTTCTGATATTATTTTTGCTTCAGATATTAAAGAATCCTACAAAACGGATTTATTAGGCGACTATCAACAAAAAAACACAAAAACTGCTGTTGTTGCAATTCAACAACTAAAAGATTTTACAATTTCCCAAGAAAACATCAAAAACGGTTTACTAAAAGTTGTAGAGAATACTAATTTAAAAGGAAGATGGCAGATTTTGCAAGAAGAACCAAAGATTATTTGTGATACAGCACATAATAAAGAAGGTTTACAAATTGTTTTAAATCAGCTTGAAAAAGAAAAATATGAAAAACTTCATATTGTTTTAGGAGTAGTATCAGATAAAAAAGTAGAAGAAATATTTCCTTTATTTCCCAAAGATGCAATTTATTATTTTTGTAAGCCAAACATCCCAAGAGGGCTTTCTGAAGAAGTTTTACAAGAAAAAGCAAAAGAATTTAATTTATTTGGAAAAAAATATTCTTCAGTAGAAAAAGCATATTCTTATGCGTTAAACAATGCAAATCAACAAGATATAATTTATGTTGGAGGAAGTACATTTGTAGTTGCAGAAATAATTTAA
- a CDS encoding MotA/TolQ/ExbB proton channel family protein — translation MLSFFQENKELLEETVSEEKTLSIYKLIMDGGLGGQIIIAILFVLLAVAIYIYFERFFAIKAASKVDKNFMNQIKDYVSNGKLESADALCKSKNTPTARLIGKGISRIGKPLNDISTAIETAGKLEVYQLEKNVSVLATIAGAAPMIGFLGTVIGMIVAIHEIANAGGQIDIKMLSDGLYTAMTTTVAGLIVGIIAYITYNHLVVRTDKVVYQMEAKSVEFLDLLNEPV, via the coding sequence ATGTTATCATTTTTTCAAGAAAATAAAGAATTGTTAGAAGAAACAGTTTCTGAAGAAAAAACATTATCCATCTACAAATTAATTATGGATGGTGGTTTAGGAGGGCAAATAATAATCGCCATACTTTTTGTTTTATTAGCAGTCGCTATTTATATTTATTTCGAACGATTTTTTGCAATTAAAGCCGCTTCGAAAGTCGATAAAAACTTTATGAATCAAATAAAGGATTATGTTTCTAACGGAAAATTAGAATCTGCAGATGCATTGTGTAAGAGTAAAAATACGCCAACTGCAAGGTTAATTGGAAAAGGAATCTCAAGAATAGGGAAACCATTAAATGATATAAGTACAGCCATTGAAACAGCAGGTAAATTAGAGGTTTATCAACTTGAGAAAAATGTTTCTGTTTTGGCAACAATTGCTGGAGCTGCACCAATGATTGGGTTTTTAGGAACTGTAATTGGAATGATAGTTGCAATTCACGAAATCGCAAATGCAGGTGGACAAATAGATATAAAAATGCTTTCAGACGGATTATATACAGCCATGACAACCACAGTTGCAGGTTTAATTGTGGGTATTATTGCTTACATTACATACAATCATTTAGTGGTTAGAACAGATAAAGTAGTCTATCAAATGGAAGCGAAATCTGTGGAGTTTTTAGACTTGTTAAACGAACCAGTATAA
- the nhaD gene encoding sodium:proton antiporter NhaD, with amino-acid sequence MESIIIIVFVMGYLAITLEHNIKLDKLIPALIMMAVCWALVALGVDNFTTWFDSSKHALVDGFGSMVHDDKLHLVEETLLHHLGKTAEILVFLLGAMTIVEIIDYFDGFSTIKSFIKTKKKTKILWIFSILAFILSAIIDNLTATIVLISILQKIVKNRDERIWFAGLIIIAANAGGAWSPIGDVTTTMLWIGKKVTTLKLIEYLLLPSLLCMIVPAFIASFLPAFKGEIDFEEEADKPKSPHSGRMLYLGLGAIVFVPIFKTITHLPPYVGMMLSLAVVATFAEIYSNSKFSISSVEGEEAEEHALGAHHSPVHASLSKIEMPSILFFLGILMAVAALESLGILFNFASTLQETIPMMGTEMHTAGTAGVSDLVVMLLGVGSAVIDNVPLVAASLGMFSEPIDNELWHFIAFSAGTGGSMLIIGSAAGVVAMGMEKIDFFWYFKKISWLALIGFVVGSATFMITRTLF; translated from the coding sequence ATGGAATCAATAATTATAATCGTATTCGTAATGGGGTATTTAGCCATTACATTAGAGCACAACATAAAATTAGATAAGTTAATACCGGCCTTAATTATGATGGCTGTTTGTTGGGCTTTGGTTGCACTTGGTGTAGATAATTTTACAACTTGGTTCGATTCTAGTAAACATGCTTTAGTGGATGGTTTTGGCAGTATGGTTCATGATGATAAATTGCATTTAGTTGAAGAAACTTTATTGCATCATCTTGGGAAAACTGCAGAGATATTAGTGTTCTTATTAGGAGCAATGACAATTGTAGAAATTATTGATTATTTCGATGGTTTTTCAACCATTAAAAGCTTTATAAAAACCAAAAAGAAGACGAAAATCTTATGGATTTTTTCAATCTTGGCTTTTATTTTATCAGCTATAATCGATAACTTAACAGCAACAATTGTATTAATTTCTATTCTTCAGAAAATTGTTAAAAATAGAGACGAAAGAATCTGGTTTGCAGGTTTAATTATTATCGCCGCAAACGCAGGTGGAGCTTGGTCGCCAATTGGAGACGTTACTACAACAATGCTTTGGATTGGTAAAAAAGTAACTACTTTAAAATTGATAGAGTATTTATTACTACCTTCTTTATTATGTATGATAGTTCCAGCATTTATTGCTTCTTTCTTACCAGCTTTTAAAGGAGAAATAGATTTTGAAGAAGAGGCAGATAAGCCAAAAAGTCCACATAGTGGAAGAATGTTATATTTAGGTTTAGGAGCTATTGTTTTTGTACCAATATTTAAAACAATTACACATTTACCACCTTATGTTGGTATGATGTTATCTTTAGCAGTTGTAGCAACATTTGCAGAGATTTATAGTAACTCTAAATTCTCAATTTCAAGTGTAGAAGGAGAAGAAGCAGAAGAGCATGCTTTAGGAGCACATCACAGTCCTGTACACGCATCATTATCTAAAATTGAAATGCCAAGTATTTTATTCTTCTTGGGAATTTTAATGGCAGTTGCTGCATTAGAATCATTAGGAATTTTATTCAATTTTGCATCTACTTTACAAGAAACAATACCAATGATGGGTACAGAAATGCATACTGCAGGAACTGCTGGAGTATCAGATTTAGTAGTTATGTTATTAGGAGTTGGTTCTGCTGTAATAGATAATGTGCCTTTAGTTGCAGCGAGTTTAGGAATGTTTTCTGAACCAATTGACAACGAATTATGGCATTTTATTGCATTTTCTGCTGGAACAGGAGGTTCTATGTTAATTATTGGTTCTGCTGCTGGAGTTGTAGCAATGGGAATGGAAAAAATAGATTTCTTCTGGTATTTCAAAAAAATATCTTGGCTGGCTTTAATCGGTTTTGTTGTTGGTTCTGCAACGTTTATGATTACAAGAACACTATTTTAA
- a CDS encoding anhydro-N-acetylmuramic acid kinase gives MNKKEVFSIGVMSGTSLDGVDLVYVKFEKGNYSDFEILQATTIPYSLEWKQFLQNAIHSSEKELEDLDVVYGKYLGGIINNFVSNFKIENIDFIASHGHTILHQPEKGITLQVGSGKEIAKITKQKVVCDFRTQDVKLGGQGAPLVPIGDELLFSEYDYCLNLGGFANISYKQDDKRIAFDICPVNIVLNKYAQKLGFDYDDKGKIASNGTFLMQLEADLRMLEFYKEKPPKSLGLEWVQKEIFPRLESSTRKPEDLLRTFTDHIAWAIAKVITKDAKVLVTGGGAFNEYLISKIKQMKKAELIVPSKQIINFKEALIFAFLGLLKIDNQVNCLKSVTGAEKDHSSGVIFTP, from the coding sequence ATGAATAAAAAAGAAGTTTTTTCAATAGGAGTAATGTCTGGAACGTCATTGGATGGTGTAGATTTGGTCTATGTGAAGTTTGAAAAAGGCAATTACAGCGATTTTGAGATTTTACAGGCGACAACAATTCCATATTCGTTAGAATGGAAGCAATTTTTGCAAAATGCAATACATTCTTCAGAAAAAGAATTAGAAGATTTAGATGTTGTTTATGGAAAATATTTAGGGGGAATTATAAATAATTTCGTTTCTAATTTTAAAATTGAAAATATAGATTTTATTGCTTCTCATGGGCATACAATTTTGCATCAACCAGAAAAAGGAATCACATTACAGGTTGGTTCTGGTAAAGAAATTGCAAAAATTACAAAACAAAAAGTAGTTTGCGATTTTAGAACACAAGATGTGAAATTAGGTGGACAAGGAGCACCATTAGTTCCTATAGGAGATGAGTTATTATTTTCTGAATATGATTATTGCTTAAACCTTGGAGGTTTTGCAAATATCTCTTACAAACAAGATGATAAAAGAATTGCTTTCGATATTTGTCCTGTTAATATTGTGTTGAATAAATACGCACAAAAATTAGGTTTTGACTATGATGATAAAGGAAAAATAGCATCTAATGGAACTTTTTTAATGCAATTAGAAGCAGATTTAAGGATGTTGGAATTTTACAAAGAAAAACCACCAAAGTCTTTAGGGTTGGAATGGGTTCAAAAAGAAATTTTTCCAAGATTAGAATCATCTACAAGAAAACCAGAAGATTTATTAAGAACATTTACAGATCACATTGCTTGGGCTATCGCAAAAGTGATTACAAAAGATGCTAAAGTTTTGGTTACTGGAGGTGGCGCTTTTAATGAATATTTAATATCAAAAATAAAACAAATGAAAAAGGCAGAATTAATTGTGCCTTCAAAACAAATAATAAACTTTAAAGAAGCTTTAATTTTTGCTTTTTTGGGATTGTTAAAGATTGATAATCAGGTTAATTGTTTAAAGTCGGTAACTGGAGCTGAAAAAGATCATTCATCAGGTGTAATTTTTACACCATAG
- a CDS encoding CBU_0592 family membrane protein, producing MNIFEIIGWIGSALFIVSYFLLSINKLKADNIPYQLMNILGGLCLVVSAYSTKDRPNLFTNVVWMFIGLFAVIQILKKKERKKNN from the coding sequence TTGAATATTTTTGAAATCATAGGTTGGATTGGATCTGCTCTTTTTATTGTTTCATATTTTCTCTTAAGTATAAATAAATTAAAGGCAGATAACATACCTTACCAATTAATGAATATATTAGGTGGTTTATGTCTTGTAGTATCTGCATATAGTACAAAAGATCGCCCAAACTTATTTACAAATGTCGTCTGGATGTTTATTGGACTTTTTGCTGTAATACAGATTTTAAAAAAGAAGGAAAGAAAAAAAAATAATTAA
- a CDS encoding TetR family transcriptional regulator has protein sequence MGRKSLKDIRQKEIIEAFYVVAQKEGLENASLAKVAKEMGVNTSLVLHYFNSKDDLIFGLINYILERYHQIYLSASCIEKGESRILRLVDNLFSREWNELIDDSVFYSSFALIFRNKKIKTAYRELHDNLRLLLSKVIEEAKINGEVNIQDAKKTADLIFIIVEGAYYYLSLYDIDEDYLVKLNHYKKTALDLLKLTKTPVF, from the coding sequence ATGGGAAGAAAAAGTTTAAAGGATATTAGGCAAAAAGAGATTATAGAAGCTTTTTATGTTGTAGCTCAAAAAGAAGGGTTAGAAAATGCCTCGTTAGCAAAAGTAGCTAAAGAAATGGGAGTTAACACCAGCTTAGTGTTACATTATTTCAATTCTAAAGACGACCTCATATTTGGACTAATCAATTATATTTTAGAAAGATACCATCAAATTTACTTATCCGCTAGTTGTATAGAAAAAGGAGAATCTCGTATTTTACGTTTAGTAGATAATTTATTTTCACGAGAGTGGAATGAGCTGATTGATGATAGCGTATTTTATAGTTCATTTGCATTAATTTTTAGAAATAAAAAAATTAAAACAGCTTATAGAGAACTTCATGATAATTTAAGGTTATTACTAAGCAAAGTAATTGAAGAAGCTAAAATAAATGGAGAAGTAAATATACAGGATGCAAAAAAAACAGCAGATCTAATTTTTATCATTGTTGAAGGTGCATATTATTATTTGTCTTTATATGATATCGACGAAGATTATCTAGTGAAACTAAATCATTATAAAAAAACTGCGTTAGACCTACTAAAACTAACTAAAACACCAGTATTTTAA